In the Helianthus annuus cultivar XRQ/B chromosome 11, HanXRQr2.0-SUNRISE, whole genome shotgun sequence genome, one interval contains:
- the LOC110890382 gene encoding sugar transporter ERD6-like 7, with protein MATEKDMEQTETTVDEIGAPLIAQDGKSKEDNFMVYLSTFVAVCGSFAFGSCAGYSSPTQSAIREDLNLSLAEYSLFGSILTFGAMIGAVASGPMADFFGRKGALRISTAFCTVGWLAIYFAQGPLPLDVGRLATGFGMGVFSYVVPVFIAEIAPKSLRGALTAANQLMICTGVSVAFIIGTVLTWRILALTGLIPCAVLLVGLFFVPESPRWLAKIGKHKEFEAALRKLRGKDADISEEAYEIQDYIETLQKLPKAKLFDLFQRRYLRSVTIGVGLMVCQQFGGINGICFYTSSIFESAGFPADIGTIIYAVLQVIITALNALFVDKAGRKPLLLVSGAGLVIGCLLTAISFYLKTYKIGLEAAPALAVTGILLYIASFSAGMGAVPWIIMSEIFPINIKGAAGSLATLTNWFGAWLISFTFNFLLSWSSYGTFLVYAAINLAGILFIIVMVPETKGRTLEQIQAAINA; from the exons ATGGCCACTGAAAAGGATATGGAGCAAACAGAAACCACTGTTGATGAGATAGGAGCTCCACTGATAGCTCAAGATGGTAAGAGCAAAGAGGATAATTTCATGGTTTACTTAAGTACATTTGTTGCAGTTTGTGGTTCCTTTGCTTTTGGATCATGT GCTGGTTACTCGTCTCCTACGCAGTCTGCTATCAGAGAAGATTTAAATCTGTCGCTTGCAGAG TACTCCTTGTTTGGATCAATACTAACATTCGGGGCAATGATTGGCGCGGTTGCAAGTGGACCCATGGCCGATTTCTTCGGTCGCAAAGGG GCATTGAGAATATCAACCGCTTTCTGTACCGTAGGGTGGCTAGCAATCTACTTTGCTCAG GGGCCTCTGCCTTTGGACGTTGGAAGACTAGCAACAGGATTTGGGATGGGTGTGTTTTCCTATGTG GTACCTGTGTTCATAGCTGAAATAGCGCCAAAGAGTTTAAGAGGTGCATTAACAGCGGCAAATCAG CTTATGATATGTACAGGAGTGTCGGTTGCGTTTATTATAGGAACGGTGCTGACGTGGCGGATCTTGGCTTTGACAG GTTTGATACCTTGTGCGGTTCTACTAGTGGGGCTGTTTTTTGTTCCAGAATCTCCTAGATGGCtg GCTAAGATAGGAAAACATAAGGAGTTTGAAGCTGCCCTGAGAAAACTTAGAGGAAAGGATGCCGATATATCCGAGGAGGCATACGAAATCCAG GATTATATAGAAACGCTACAAAAGCTTCCTAAAGCCAAACTATTCGACTTGTTTCAAAGAAGATATTTGCGATCGGTCACT ATTGGAGTTGGACTAATGGTCTGTCAACAATTTGGAGGAATCAACGGAATCTGTTTCTATACAAGCAGTATCTTTGAGTCTGCAG GATTTCCTGCTGATATTGGAACAATAATCTACGCTGTTCTTCAG GTCATCATTACTGCCTTAAATGCACTCTTTGTAGACAAAGCCGGTCGAAAGCCATTATTACTG GTTTCAGGAGCCGGATTGGTCATCGGTTGTTTATTAACAGCAATTTCATTCTACTTGAAG ACTTATAAAATAGGACTAGAGGCAGCACCCGCACTAGCTGTAACTGGAATACTG TTGTATATAGCTTCATTCTCTGCAGGCATGGGAGCAGTTCCATGGATTATAATGTCCGAG ATATTCCCTATCAACATCAAGGGGGCAGCTGGAAGCCTAGCAACACTTACAAACTGGTTTGGTGCATGGCTTATATCATTCACTTTCAATTTTCTCTTAAGCTGGAGTTCTTATG GCACTTTCCTCGTATATGCGGCTATAAACTTAGCCGGTATTCTGTTTATTATCGTGATGGTTCCTGAAACAAAAGGAAGAACTTTGGAACAGATTCAAGCAGCCATTAATGCTTGA